The region TCTTAATATTAAGGGTGACCCCGCCAAGGGCGTTTACGATGTTGCGGAATCCTTTAAAGTTAACTGCAATGTATTCGTCAATCGGTATTTGAAGCGTATCTTCAACTGCTTCGACCGTCAGTTTATTACCACCATACCCGGTGATGGAACCATACGTATAGGCAGCGTTGATTTTATGAAATCCGGCATACTGGCCAACTGCTTCGGCTGATAGATTTACCCGTGTATCACGGGGAACCGATGTCATTGTCATCTTGTTAGTCTCAGGATTCAGTGTAACAACGACCAATGTATCGGCACGGCCGTTTTGACCATCTGTTGCGTATGTCTCCACGCCGATTAATAATAGGGAGATGGGATCTTCGCCGATGGTGACAGGCTCATTTCGCAATGCTGATTTTTCACCGGGGCGATCCAAACCATTATATGCTTCTTCCGCAGCCTGAAAACCTTGATAAGCGGCATAAATGACAATCACAGCAACCAGTAATAATAGTAAAAGAATAATTAGCAGGACAGGTCTCTTCCATGATTTACGTTTATGCCTTCTGCGATTTAATCTGGATTCATCCATCCAATCTCCCCCTAATATGTTTGATCAATAGTTATGTTTATAAAATGCTGATTTCGGAAAAATTTATTATAAACGGGCAAAATGTCCTATATAATTGTGTAAACTATTATAGATGAAAAAAGCCGTGATAACAATAACTATAACGCGTTATGACGGTGGGGCGCCGTTGTTTATTTTGGTCAAAAAATTAATCAAAAAAATTTGACCAAATCACTTGAAAGTCAAATAAGGTCAGAGTATAATAATAATCAAAGGTCAAAGATAGTCAAAGTCAAACCTTGATAATTTATTTACTAGGAGGAATGACACATGAAATGTCAAAATTGTGGTATTCAACCAGCAACAATAAATGTAGCTATGCAAATAAACAATGAAACGATGCAAATGCATGTATGTAATAAATGTTTTCGTGAAATTCAAGGTCAGATGATGAATGGCGGAATGAATTCCGGACATGGTCAGCAAGGCGGATTTGCCGATAAATTTTTCCAAGGTAATGGTCAAAGTTTCACAGGTACGAAAACACAGCAGAATACCGGAAACGGCAATGGGCTGCTTGATGAAATGGGCAAAAATGTAACCCATGCAGCGCGAGCAGGACTGATTGATCCGGTCATTGGGCGTGACAATGAAGTAAAACGTGTTGTTGAAACATTGAATCGCCGTAATAAGAATAATCCGGTGCTGATTGGTGAACCTGGTGTTGGTAAAACCGCAATTGCGGAAGGGCTGGCACTAAAGATTACGGAAGGTGATGTTCCGGCTAAATTGATGAATAAGGAAATTTATCTGCTGGATGTTGCATCACTTGT is a window of Virgibacillus ihumii DNA encoding:
- a CDS encoding LCP family protein; this encodes MDESRLNRRRHKRKSWKRPVLLIILLLLLLVAVIVIYAAYQGFQAAEEAYNGLDRPGEKSALRNEPVTIGEDPISLLLIGVETYATDGQNGRADTLVVVTLNPETNKMTMTSVPRDTRVNLSAEAVGQYAGFHKINAAYTYGSITGYGGNKLTVEAVEDTLQIPIDEYIAVNFKGFRNIVNALGGVTLNIKKGFWEKNIFNNNKRIYFEEGKTTLNGEEALAFVRMRKRDVNTVYSRDERQRQFIQAAVDKAISVRTLFNLGEISNILGKNVETSLRPMEIFKLMRTYASLDSSQIQTIEVEGSDQRVGGSVYFIPSEEGLNQATGKLRESLGISK